DNA from Macadamia integrifolia cultivar HAES 741 chromosome 12, SCU_Mint_v3, whole genome shotgun sequence:
tgcaaatcATTGCGAAATTGTGCCACCAAGACTTCTTCGTctcactcaaaatcagaatttgtggccaaataataaaatctagcaacatattcttcaacggtcaaattctcctgtCTCAACTGTCCAAACCTGAGACAGGTTTGGGGTTCGGTTATGATGTCTCAATTTGTGACTAATCCAATGCCTTGGGGTCCGGTTATGATGTTGTTGCTTGACCCACTAGACtcgggccgtgcctttcagtttagcctttgcaaataggatcttttgGGCCTTAGTCAatccgtaccatctgaagaatgtctctaagctatgaatccagtcaaggtgcAGTTCTGGATTattatctccataaaaatcaaggacatccaattttgctgctcgttctgctccatcatcatatcgaccagttccatatggtggtagtggtggcaATGGTAAGGACGGATTccatggaacccaaccctaggcttattcctaataaaacaaacctagtttgatgaagaatctgcatcagcTATCTTTTTGAAAGATTTCGATTTCAGTTGGGGCAAAATCACCCTGTAAAattgaaatctgaaattttttttatgcttttgtGCATTGGGTGGCCAATTGTGCTGGTCCTCAAGCATACTACGTCATTGAGATGTCTCGTTGTCACGGTACAGAATTGTTTTTGACTGTCAGCAGTTTACTCAAATcagtttttatttaatttctccTAAATCTCTGCTGATAAGTTCATCAATAGTGAGTCAAAGGTGTAAATTGGTTAATTTTCTGTTGTGACCGAGGCCGTGAACAGGTACATGAGTTAGTTAACTGTTAGTCATAAGGATGTATGGAAAGCCTTCGTAGTTTTAACACTTAATTAATGGAAATGAAAAGCTTTTCTGGACCGTGATATTAATTTGAAGGCATAAACATCATGTTGTTTTTGCTCGACAAGTGCAagaatttatattttgataagaATGGGTTAAAAATCCGCTTGTTACTGTAATACCTATAGGAGTAGGTCTCTTCTCCAGAAATGAGTATTGTTATAAGAGGGCTGTCTAGAGCTCATTCATTCAGATTATGTTTACCTGTAACTTTACAACAGAAGCTGTTCATCAATTCTTCTTTCTTGGCGTCCTTAATTTTGCATAATTCTCCCCCAAGATTTACTACCCTTACTTTCCTATCTGAAGCTATTTGTTATGTAAACTTCATCAACCTTGTGCATTTGCTGCAGCCTCCTTTGTGGGAAAGGTACCAGCAACTACTGAAAGAGTGGGAATTGGCCATTAACAGAGGCAACAACTTCCCCAATGGATGCAAGGAGAAGGCGACTGTTGAAAAGCCACCTATGTTCGCTTTTTGTTTGAAACCACGGGGCTTGGAGGTGCTTAACAAGGGTCCCAAACATAGGTCACATAGGAAGTGTGCAGCAGCCAGTGGGCACAGCAATGCTTTTGCAAGAGATCAGGATGGTGTCCATGTTTTTGGTAAATTCCTCTCTCAATTCCTATCTCCAGTACTTCTTCTGTACTCCATCTGATGTCatatttcttctccctccccttAAGTAACAATTTGGTGTCATCTCTCGTCAGCATATGACGTTTATCTTTATTTTGCTTTGTTGTACCAGGAAGAAAATTAAATGGGTATGCATTTGGGGAGGAGAGATCTTTAGTTACTGGTCATAACCATGAATCAGATGCTTCCACTTGGCTTCAGACATCAACAAGGGTATTATCACCACGAGATGCAGTTAGTACAGGCTATCTGTCAATGAGCAGCGATGGTGCTGAGAGGAATCAGTATCCAAAACTCAATAGAAACAAGTTGAAGAAGATTGGAACATTTTTATACCCCAACGATATAAAAAGGGGGTCTGTGCCGGACAACCAAAGATTGACAAGCAGGAGAAATTGGGCCTGCCGTTCGAATATGGGCTTACCTGAGTGGCCTAGCCAGAGACAGTACCAACCAGAAGGCTCCCATAGGCAGAGAGCTGAACAGTTGGGTTGTTCAGATCTTGATGAGTTTAGGTTGAGGGATGCATCAGGTGCAGCTCAGCATGCATCCAACATGGCAAAACTAAAGCGAGAAAAAGCACAAAGATTGCTTTACAGGGCAGATCTTGCTATTCATAAGGCTGTGGTCGCCCTTATGACTGCCGAGTCTATAAAAGCTGCAGAGTCGGAATGCACAGAAGATGGGTAGAAGTCCCAAATGAATCTGCGATAAACGTGGGTTACAAAAAGCCACTGGAAAGACTTTAGGGCATTTCAACTGTTCAAAAACAAGAACACTTTCCATGGAGATTGGCATTGACCTTGCTTGCGTAGCAGGCTGTTATCTTCCATGGGTGGTGGTGGCTGGTGAATTGATGATAAGTTTGACGTGGTGACTGCAGGATGGAAGTCGCCATTAGGACAGTTTTGCTCGTCGGCTGGTTTACATCCCAAGAGTTTGAAGgaggtggggttttttttttttttggggggtggggggtcgGGGGTTTGTAAAATTCTGGTTGCTGATCTCATGTACAGAATATTCCACCGTTTTTTTGTTGTCTTTTCTCCcgcccccttctctctctctctctctctctctctcgcgcgCTTGCGCTTTTGTCTATGCCTCAATTCAGTCAAAGTATTTGCCAATGATGGAGCAGTTGGCCCAAATTATACCATACTGCTGTGTTGGGATTACAAAAATATGTGTTTTGCTCGTCTCCATGGTGCCTCAAGTCGTACTTGGAGAAGGTTATTTGTCAGAAACATAGCAACTGATATGCTCAAATTTAGGAAAAGAAAGTTGTAAGCCTTTAAGTATTCATTTGTATAACATGTTCACAGAGATCAGAGTCACTATCACTCTGCCTTATCGTGGTAACGTTTTCATGGATGTTGCTCGGCATATGAAGTAAAAGACATGCAGGTGGAATTTGAAAATGGTGATTGctctatttgaaaaaaaaaaaaaaaaaaaaacacacacacacacacacgcgcTCAGGATTTCTAATGCACTCAGATTGAAACAGATTCAAATGGATCAACaattcttcctattttttcttttaatctggTGTGACAAGGTTAACCATTTTACGTGCAactgaaaatttcaaaatggttgaaactccatttaaaaaaaaaaaaaatgcttcttACAAGATCAATGCTTCTCGTACACTCAGATTGGAAAAGATCCAAATTGGTCAAGTtcctattttttccattttatctgCTGTGAATTGGTAAATCATAACAGGTAAGACTCTAAACTTGCAGTAGCCGGCCTCGCGCTTACTGCAGAAGAAAAGACCTGAAATTGAGCTTCTATTTGATTCTCATGCACTTGATAAACACCTCTGCAAGTTTCTTGTACATGTGATTCTTCAAATACGTTGTCATCACTTTCTTCCTCCCCCGAATTCCCATCTGTTCCCTTGCTAGTGGGTTTTCAAGCAAATATTGAATATTTTGAGCAAGGATTTGAGAGCCTGGATGTCCAACAGGATGGAGACGACCTGTTACATTGTGGTCTACAATCTCTCTTGTCCCTCCAGCATCTGTTCCAAGAACCTGCACCCAATACGATTTGATGCTCAATACTGGTTCCATGCAATGACGAATCAATGAGCTCATACCATCACCAGAAGGCAAATGCAAACAATAATCTATCGTTGGCAatctttctctcctattttagGGTGGAGTGATTCTGCTGGTGTTTCTTTGGGGGTGAGGGGAGGGTTAAAGTTACTTCGGTGAACAAGGTATGCTATGGTAGATTTTGGTTGCTAGAATTGCTAATACCGAGGAAGAACTCTACTTACTAGTGAAACTAGCTGAATATTGAATTGATCATGGAGAATCTTACCGTAGATGCTCCAATCTCGTTATGCTTTTATGTAAGCTAAAGAGTGGGTAGGAGTAGGGAACCAGACCTCACTAAATGAATATTTGTCAACCATAAGGAACCTTCATGACGAAGGCCTTTTTCCTATCATTAGCCACAGAAGTCACCATAGGGaaccctttctttttctatcaTTAGCCACAGGAGAATACAATGCCAGACATTTGCAGTGAAATCTAAGGTTTTCAGGGTAGATGCCTGCTAAGCAAGCTAAAGCGTGCAGTTTGCTGAAGCCCCTATCCTGGTTTGAAGGCCAGACTACCACCgactattttttttgggggagggggagggggaggggggggggtggggggaggctAACCTGGTGGAGTCAAAATGTTGTAACCAGGGAAAAGAAAGTAGGTCTCAAGAAATAAGAAGTTAGCAAAAAACATGAATGCATGTACTAATTTTCGAGAGATTCCTTGATAAAATAGTAGCTCCTTTAAGTGGAGAAATGTGCTTATATGGGTTCCCTTAATTTATCTAAAAATAGCTCCAGCAAGTGGCAAACTAAAAGGAGAGTTAATTAAGAAGGTATGCTGAAGAAGGCTATGGTTGGCACCAGTGCTGGGAATCACAGTGCTGCAGGTCAGAGGCCCTGAAGGAAAGGAAGACATGAAGGACAGTTCAAGAAGGTGAGGAAAAATTTTGACGAGTTATGATGATCTCAAGACACTAAGAAGTGTTGAAAATCAAGAGTATCTCTTTGTTGGTGCCTCTGACATTCATTTAAATAGGAGTGCATATTCAGATTTTCAACCTTTGACAATTCAAGCATGCTGTTGTTTGTTGCCACAATGTTCATGAATAAAACTGCAAAGCAACATCAAATATAACCATACGCATATcatggataaaagaaaagaaaaagatagtgCATGGTTCCCAATTTATGTTTCTGAGGTAGAATATAAAGCATCAGACTCAAAATGCAAATGAGATGATTACTTGAAAGCTTTGAAGGAATATCAAGTTATCACCTTTCAGGGCAGAAAGTGACCATGACTTCTAATAACTGAAATTGGAGTTAACTGACTGTAAAATTAAGCTGATTATCATACAAGAGTGTTATGAGAAGATGATGACATAAGGCAATGATCCACGACACAAATAATGATCACTAAGTTAGGGTGGTTGAAACGTGAAATGGCTAACTGAATTTGTCTTAAAAAGGCAATCAAGGAAAAAAGTCAGATGCAATGTTGAAATAGGAGCGACAACTATTTCTTTATGGACAAGGGGTATTTTGGAACAAGGATTAGTAGGGTCGATGCCTTCAGGCTACGGATAGCAGTGAATAGAGGGTTAGAACTCTTTaacaattttcaaagattaTGAATGCACATGACATCCCTAAAATAATCCTGTGAGAAGATGAAACATCCAGATGAACGGACTAACAGCAATATCAATAAACTGCTTCaattgaagaaaagggaagTTTATACGATAGTCGTACCGGAAGGCCAAATGCCATAGCTTCGATAGTCACTCTTCCAAATGTTTCTCCAAGTCCCTGTACACCAGttgaaaagaaattaaattttaCTTAATAAATTTTAGTAATTGTAGGAACTGCAGGATAACTAGACATTATAAATCTTGGGAAGAGAATCTCAGGTCATGGAACATAGACAAATACCTGAAAATTTTACGTATGGTGGAATCAGTAATATTCCATACacaaacaaggaaaagaaacagACAAACAGAATACAGGTTAAGAAATTTTAATAAGAGAAATGCTTCCACATTCACATATAAGAATGGAGGATCAACATTTTTGGTCACCTTTGCATAACCATGCCTGTTTAGCAATTTTaatataagaaaacaaaatccaCCAACAGCCAAGTAGCTAGAAGACAGGAAGAGAGTAATTTTCAAGGGAATGCATTCAACAAAACTCCTTGTACTAAGAGGAGGATATCACAGCTGTTTGAAATAGTAAATTCCTATTTGAATTGTAGAAGTTTAATGATGGAAGCATGTCTTTTGAGAGAATGAACTTACTGGCAATAAGAGGAGAAAATTTGCTCCAACAGACCTATATTTGCACTAGCATTTGATGATCACCAAAAGTCAGAGGTTTACTTATGTCTAATATCAAACACAAGCATCAAGCTTTTATGTTAACCAAGTTTGAATGTATAAGTGCAGAACTTTATCAGCCCATGCTGTTCAGGTATAAGATGACATAGACTCTGAAGGAAGATAACAGTGGgaataaatattaataaaaggACCAGAGAGTGTATTTTTCCCAAATCTAGAATTATATGGTTTACATGCTTTGATTAGTTGTCCTTGGACTATTGCAACCCTCCCCATCCCCCACCCAGGAAGCAAAGGATTTTCTAGGTCACTAACAAACCAGAGGCCTGAATCCAGCAGTTAAATTGGACAGACTCAAATTAGATGCATCAAGGCGGTGTTTAAAGGGAACTATAGGGTTGGATTCCCTGACTTGCAGGTCCCATGTGCTAGTAGGGTGAGAAACAGAACAGTAAAGTAGTGAATAGTTAGTGCTTATCCCCTTTCCATAGGCGTTTGGATAGGTTTTTGGGATCCAAAGAAGGGAAAATGAGGAGAGAAAGACAGAAGTCATGGAGATCGAAGGAAGGGGAagaggggtgagagagagagagagagagagagagagagagagagagagggatagagagaatgagaggaagagggagagggtgAGGGAAAGGGAGGAGGCAGGGGAGATAGATGTTGCTGCAACGATTTCAATTCGAGCAGCGAGAGCTCCAGCCACAGCCATGATGAACGAAGACTTTGATTCACCATTTTTGCAATCAAATTGGAGTGAATAAAAGTAGAGAAGTGCAATTTCTGCCCTAGAAATCTTCggtgatttgtttttttttctctctctctctctctctctctctctctctctccctctctctactGCAATGGTGAAAGGAAtagagggagaaggaaacttATAGTAACTGCTGCGTGATTTCAATGGTGGAGAAGATGATTGTGTGAGTGAGGCACAATGGTGCAGTGGTGGGTTTGGTGATGAAATAGGGGGTTCTGCGATGTGCGGATGGCTGCGGGAGTGGCAGGGATTGTGCTGGACTTGACTGCGCGATGCTTGACGGAGTTGCGGCAATGGTGTGCAATGCTAAGAGAAGCAGGGGCATACATGTTGAGTCCAGGACGGGGCACTACAAACTTGCATAGAGCCATTGGGCGTTTCCATTGTAAATTCCGCAGAGTCCTGCCGAATCGGTAGGACATTGTGAGAGGCTGGGGTGGGAGAAATCTTGGGCCATGTGGGCCGACAGGAAAAAAGTGATGTTTTTTTCAAATTCCTACCCCAAACAAACAAACACTCACAGACTCCATTGGGGTGGAAAAATACGTACAACACtcccaccccatcaaaaccccTTCAATCAAACGGGCCCATACTATTTCTTGCTCGTGCAATGTAAAGTGAGTGATAATGGAGGAGATTCATTGGACGTTGTCAGATGGATTCACTCAAAATTTATGCTAAAGCCTTGATGTCCAGGGTTATCATCTCAATCCAATGAGGGAGGCACTCTTTGCAAGCGGGATTCCTCTGGAGTTTCTGATCCCACATGCTGATTTTGAAAGCACAAAACAAAAATGCAGCTGCGTGGGAAATTCTACAGCGAACTAAGGCCAATGTGGCCAGCCAAACCATGTTTTTTCTGGCCCCTTTTTTTGGTTCCAAAGGGCACCCAAGGTTCTGGTTCAGAGGCAAAGATTTAAAGATTGATATCAGATTCCGGATCATTTCTGTGTGATACCAATCCAGATCAAATTGGATAAGCTGATCTACAAAAAGGAGCAGTTGATCCTGTGAGCAAAAGCCAGATATTGCTAATGGAACAGGCGATACATGGTCTAACAGATAGGAGAAGCCCCACAATGATTGTCCAAAAAAAGGCAACTTGGTGCAGAAAATTGTCAGACTGAGCAAAAAATTGGGGTGAAGCAACAAAATAACTCGAAGCAATGCACAGCTTCCTTTGTGAACGGATCAACGTTGAGTCAATTTTGACCTTGAGATCTCAATGAGGTAATCTGCTCACCATGCAAGATTGAAaactattattttttcaaagatcTGATAGGTTTTCATTCAACATGCACCTTTTCACGGAATGTCTTAAAAGAGATACATTGTTTACAACTTTTTTCATAGATAACTGCGAATTGTATTGCTTACAAATATAACTCAAGGCTTAGCATCCAACAGCAACGAAGGCTGAAGCCTACATCTCAAATCCAAACGTTAGGCTATCAGAAAAGGTGTCAAGCACAAGAAATCCCCAGAACCCCATCCCAGGCCAGATTTTCCTGCTTTAGAATTAGTAGGCCTAAAAAAGTAaacaatattgaaaaaaaatactgataaTTATGCAGAGAAATAGATTAACATTGAGCTTGATAATGAAACTTGtactctacttcttcttcttatttatttatttatttttttgggtgtgaaGAAGGGGGGGAGGGGTCATCAATCCATCTTTCATAAAAGTACTTGGTCCTGTTCATTTGGTTACTTCATGTTGTCGAGTTATATTTCGTTCTCCTCTCATTACAATAAAATCTTCTTCAATTTATGATTTACAAAGTGGGGAAAAAAAGTAAGAATAAAAAGTTAGATATACTATCATGTAGATCTTCCAACTAGcaaaggatatatatatatatatatatatattttttttccctaaatttaAGGTCTAGTGAAGGGATGCTCTAATTAGTCTATCAAAGTACTCTACTGCTAAGCAAAAAAGAGCAactcagtgcacgaggctccctcTTACAGCAAGGTCTGGAAGGGGCAAATGTCTGTGGCCtgaccccctgcttcgcagaagatgctgttttcaagttttgaacttgtggccaacatgttgcaatgtgcaacttaaccgttgcgtAAAGGTTCTCCCACTATCGAAGTACTCTACTGCTACAATATGCAAAGTCCAACTCGATATGAACCTTTGGAAATGTACAAATTGTTGTGCAGGGAACATTTTCAGTAAGAAAATAAGATCAATCCACCTTTTTCTGAAGTTGGATTTCCATCAGACAACCAATCCCAGTCAATCTATTTCTCAGTTTCAATAGACATCATCAGTTATTTAACCAAACACTGCCAATAAGAAACAGAACTTCTAATGATATCCTAATATCAATATCTGAAATAAACAATGATTTTCATGTAAATGTTATAAGATATAATTAGTCAACTGGAAATAAATATTAACGTCATGAAGTGGTAGACAAATAGGAAGAGATGATCACCTGAGAGTTTATAATGTAAACATCTGCCGCAGCATAGAGTGAGGCAACACGTGTAGTTGCAGGAGTCCATAGCACTGCCTTTGACAGGTTTGAGTGTTGAGACAAGAATCTGAGCAACCCTTTGACATAAGGAACTTTATTACTCTTGGATCCAACAGAGCCAATTAAAAGTCTAAGATTCTGCTTCTTAGTTCCCTCTTTGTCAGACAAAAGTTTCCTCATTTTGTCATCGCTAACAGAGGATAGAGTATTTGTGTAATTAGTGAGCACGGGGAGAATCTGTAACGCCAAGCCTTTCTTCTCAGCTTCATTGAAAGTAAAAGTAGATTTCCCAGAGCTGTATAACCCATTTGAAGATTCATCAATCTGGTGCTTACTTTGAAACAAAGCTCTTAAAAGTTTCTTCCCACTTAAGGAAGTATCTTTTTCGCCTATTTTGGTCAAATCATTGGTTCCCGAGTTTACCAGAGAAAGGTCTTGTCCTACCATCGATCTTGCTGACTCAAGGAGAAACAGTTGGCCCTTTCCAGGGTTAATGCTACTAAGAGACAACACAAGCATATCATTATCTGTTAATCCCATCTCCTTTCTAACTGCATCTCTTAGCAGCTGCCTTTTCTCTGTCATCTTTTCAGTGCTGAATGATGGTGTATTTAGGGAGCAAGGAATGCCTGCTACAAAGGCCAGTTCATCATTAACAGAAAGTGGAACCAAAGCACGCTGAGACTTCAGCTTAATGCCTTCTTCTTCACACCATGCTAGCCATTGTTTAGATTGTGAATCAGAAATAAAAATCAGCATTTTTACTCGGTTGAGTATTAGCTTTGATCGATCAAAGTACTCCCGTCGATTTTCCATGATCCACCAAACAATTTGATTTGATCCTCCTATAAATCGTTTGAGGTATTGCTCTGAAACAAAATGTTGATTTCATTTCAGGTTAAATCACAAGGAAACACACCAAATAAGAAGAATATGAtttcatttcattcatagactctGTGTTATTTTATGTAAGATCATCTAAagtaaaatattaaaagaagaaatatcaatAGCAGCACAAGAAGTGGTAGCTTTTACAATGCACACAAAAAGCATTGGAATCCCACCCATGCTGCCCATTAGAAGTATAAATTATTACAGGAAATAAAAATGTCACTGGTGGATTCAATTAAAGGACTAAAGAGATCCTCGTCCTTTGATGCTTCCTCAACTGTATGCTGATAGAGTTTGATGCTTACAAACAAGGTAAAGCAAAAATAGTACTGCCATTCATGAATCATGATAGATTAAAAAGCATCATCAGGATTGGGGATATGGATATAACTGCACATACTTAATGACAAGCCATAAGAAATATTAGCATTTGTACATGTTATTAAAAAGGCTaagttttgttgttgttgtacatgTTATTAAACGAAGCCAAAACATTGTAGCGTGGGATATCACATGAAGCTTTGGAAAATCATTTAAGATAACTCAGGTCATAAGCAGGCAGGACTTGCAAGATGAACTACATAATGAAGATTATATGTGCTAACCAAAATGCAATTGGCAGAAAGCAAGAATGCACTGCATCAATGGTTTGGTACTACAATGGCAAAAATATATTTGTGTGTATAGGATGGCAATCAGGCTATCTGTTCCTTCTATGGATTGAATATAGCACGAGACCAATAACTTATTCATGTAAATTGCATGGGATTACAGTATGAGGAGACAAATTCCCCACACAAATTCCTTTTACGATCTGCATTTGATTAATATCAGCCATTTCAGCTTGTCCCTTTAATAACTCGATAGATATATCCTCAGggccaagaaaataaaataccacTCACAGGTTCATCATAAAAGATAACCATTCAATTTAGTTATAGTGCAAATACCACAAATAGCAACACAAAGCACTTTTCACATCAGGATTACAGAAAACACCTTGGAAGTTGTAATTTAAGTTAAAGTTAGATCAGTTAACTGTTGGGAAGGGATTTCTCACCAATCCACGATGCACAGACAGCAGATCCTGCAATGATAAGATCTGCCTTCATGGCAGTTTTGTAGCTCAGCTCTGCCTTATCTTCAAGTACTTTGATCCTTCGCCTAGCAAGCTCTGCCATCAATCCACCCTTCTTGCTAAGAACCACAGAAGACACAGTGGCTCCACAGCTCAAAAGCTCTGTTGCCAACTCCATCATTGAAAGTGGGGCCCCTGTCATCGAAAGCTCATGGAATATCAACACAAATTTTCTAGACCAGACAAGACGTGCGAATTCCCCCCTCCTATTACAAGTACCTCTTCGCCTTTCAGGGTTCCATCCCAATATTCTGTCCTCTGTTGACCCAAAGGGACCAACAAATAACCCATATGAAGTATTTCTTTTAGGAATTTCATCTTCCCGCTCCTCCAAGCTGCTGGTTTGACCTTCTACAGCAGCCTTTTGTTTTTCACGTGTCTTAGCACGCAGCCTTCGTTCCATAGTTGTTTTCTTACTCCTCCTCCTACGGGATGGAATGTGATCCCCATTTTTGGCCAAAGACACATCCAGTCTCTTAAACTGTGATACATTTTTTACTCCCTCTTTATTCACAGTAGAAGCATTTTCAGCTGCCAGAGAATCTCTGTTTGTAATCAAATCTGGTTGATGATCCTGTTTCCTGTTAAAAATACCACCTGGTTTACTTCTATAACCTATTAGCTCTTCCTTATTATCACTGTGAGCCCATCTGGACTGAACATAGAACCCTAGGTAGGTCCACAGAGTTATTAAGAATAACCAAAACAACACACGGTTACTCCCAATCCACCGTAAAAGCCCTCCACTGCCTCGAGCTTCTCTTCGAGGAGTTCGACTTGAATGTAATCTTCTAAACGAAGGAGAACCTCTAGGAGTTGATCTCCCTGAAAGTGTGGATTTCAAGCTCCCGCTTTGACGTAAAGATGCCTGCCTAACGACATTTCCTTGAAAATCTCTGTTGTCACTTTCCTCCATTTATTTCTTGCACTTAACTCATACAAAATAAATGCTGACCATTAAATGGAAACCAAATTCCTTATCCGAACCAGCAGAAACCTTGAAGAACTAGCCAACAATTGTTGCGCACAACCGAAGAAAACACTGTGCTCGATCGTTTACAGTTCCACACAGGAAATCTACATGAAACAAGAAATCAAACAGTCTTCTGACTACAGAATCAAGATCAATGTCACAACAAACGATGAATTCATCGAGGTACTCAAGGATCCACTGTAAGAAGCACTCCTAAGCTGCATTAATGAACTCAGAATGCTAAACCAGTGAAAAAATTCAACCAGAGCAGCTCACTAAAGAGATTCTTGACAATCAACCGGGCATTACGGTAGTTCAAAACAGATTCTTCACATTCTTGATTAAGAACAGTGGAGAAATGAAGATCAACAAAAAAATCGCAAATTAAGTGGAAACTTACTTAGTCGCAAGTTCTTTCAGTTTTTGAATTCCCCGAGAAATCCAAAAAAGGAAGCACAACTGATCAGTAGCACTCAGCTGCTGCGAATGAAAACAAATTACTTCgatctttgaaaattttgagattttgaaagcTCAGAGCAAGAGATCTGGGCAGCGATTGGAAGCAAGAAATCGGAAATCTCAATAAGAGGAAAAGACATGAAAAAAGCTTAAATGCAAATGTTGGAAGCTGATAAAAGAGTTGAAGACTGTCAGTTAAGGCTCGATTTTATAGACAGAAGAAAGTGAATGGCAAGTGTGAGAGTGTGAATAGGTGACGGTGACGAATAACAAACATGGGGTCACCGAGTCAAACTCAGAGGAAATCGGAGTGATACAAATGATGTTCATTCATTTTTGTCAAAGTTGTTGGACCATTCGTCCACCAAGTCACCAACTGTTAACGCCAGTTATCTTTGAATTTAGATCCGCTTCACGTACGGACACGTGAACGAATCCACACTTTGTTTCGTTTCACCCTTTCTCCAAAATGGAATAAATATTGGATTCTCacgtggaaaaaaaaattggctgcTACCCGATTTTAGTCAAGTAGTTGGCTTATTCATAACCAAAGAATCGCAATAAGAGTTGGCTCGAAGAGTTGATTAAGTTAATTTTAACACCACCCCTCATTCACAGGCTATCAAGTTGAGTTCATTCAAGATCACTGACCCTTGGAACGAAGTCGGTCAAACAAACAACTAATGCTACAGGCTATCGCACCCCTATACTCAATCGAGACTAAAAAAACTAACATTCTATCCTATTAAACGAATTACAATAGATCGTTTAGTGAGGGGGAAGGACACTTAAGCGTTGGAGAAGCGACCCATGCAAACATGCAATGGATTGAGTGCTAGCTAAGGTACTCTTctcttgtaaaaaaaataataataaaataaaataaaatactccTCTTAATCTCTACCTCCAGGTATAGATTAAGAGGTATCTTAGGTGCCACTTCCCCTTAG
Protein-coding regions in this window:
- the LOC122057759 gene encoding uncharacterized protein LOC122057759 — its product is MEESDNRDFQGNVVRQASLRQSGSLKSTLSGRSTPRGSPSFRRLHSSRTPRREARGSGGLLRWIGSNRVLFWLFLITLWTYLGFYVQSRWAHSDNKEELIGYRSKPGGIFNRKQDHQPDLITNRDSLAAENASTVNKEGVKNVSQFKRLDVSLAKNGDHIPSRRRRSKKTTMERRLRAKTREKQKAAVEGQTSSLEEREDEIPKRNTSYGLFVGPFGSTEDRILGWNPERRRGTCNRRGEFARLVWSRKFVLIFHELSMTGAPLSMMELATELLSCGATVSSVVLSKKGGLMAELARRRIKVLEDKAELSYKTAMKADLIIAGSAVCASWIEQYLKRFIGGSNQIVWWIMENRREYFDRSKLILNRVKMLIFISDSQSKQWLAWCEEEGIKLKSQRALVPLSVNDELAFVAGIPCSLNTPSFSTEKMTEKRQLLRDAVRKEMGLTDNDMLVLSLSSINPGKGQLFLLESARSMVGQDLSLVNSGTNDLTKIGEKDTSLSGKKLLRALFQSKHQIDESSNGLYSSGKSTFTFNEAEKKGLALQILPVLTNYTNTLSSVSDDKMRKLLSDKEGTKKQNLRLLIGSVGSKSNKVPYVKGLLRFLSQHSNLSKAVLWTPATTRVASLYAAADVYIINSQGLGETFGRVTIEAMAFGLPVLGTDAGGTREIVDHNVTGRLHPVGHPGSQILAQNIQYLLENPLAREQMGIRGRKKVMTTYLKNHMYKKLAEVFIKCMRIK